The following coding sequences lie in one Sporichthyaceae bacterium genomic window:
- a CDS encoding CbtA family protein: MAKRLIARGLLAGGIGGLIAFVFARIIAEPLIQKAIDYESARDDMMDQLRKAAGLAPGPAGPDIFSRHVQRNIGIGVGMIAFGIAMGAMVAVVFALCLGRTGRVRPKPLALLVAAAGYVTVYLVPFAKYPANPPAIGHEETIRSRGSFFLVMMLASVITAVIAVWAAQRLSLRMGTWNATIVAGLGYLAVMGILMAMLPDLGRLHANLAEYGSHATETPLPLTDSQGRLVFPGFPADVLAQFRVYSMFAQLLLWGVLGIVFAPLAERIVERRATAHNASAEEPFPALV, translated from the coding sequence ATGGCGAAACGACTGATCGCCCGCGGACTTCTCGCCGGCGGTATCGGTGGGCTGATCGCGTTCGTCTTCGCCCGGATCATTGCCGAGCCGCTGATCCAGAAGGCGATCGATTACGAATCGGCACGCGACGACATGATGGATCAGCTGAGGAAGGCCGCCGGGCTCGCACCCGGCCCGGCCGGGCCGGACATCTTCAGCCGGCACGTGCAGCGCAACATCGGCATCGGCGTGGGCATGATCGCCTTCGGGATCGCCATGGGAGCGATGGTCGCGGTTGTGTTCGCCCTGTGCCTGGGGCGCACCGGCCGGGTCCGCCCCAAGCCGTTGGCGCTGCTGGTGGCCGCAGCCGGTTACGTGACCGTCTATCTGGTGCCGTTCGCCAAATATCCGGCCAACCCTCCGGCGATCGGCCACGAGGAGACCATCCGATCCCGGGGCAGTTTCTTCCTGGTGATGATGCTGGCCTCGGTGATCACCGCGGTCATCGCCGTCTGGGCTGCCCAACGGCTCTCGCTGCGCATGGGAACCTGGAACGCGACCATCGTGGCGGGGCTCGGCTACCTGGCTGTCATGGGGATCCTGATGGCGATGCTGCCCGACCTGGGCAGGTTGCACGCCAACCTGGCCGAGTACGGCAGCCACGCCACCGAGACCCCACTGCCGTTGACCGACAGTCAGGGCAGACTGGTGTTCCCCGGCTTTCCGGCCGACGTGCTCGCCCAGTTCCGGGTCTACTCGATGTTCGCGCAGTTGCTCCTGTGGGGCGTGCTCGGCATCGTGTTCGCGCCGCTGGCCGAGCGCATCGTGGAACGGCGCGCGACCGCGCACAACGCCTCAGCAGAGGAACCGTTTCC
- a CDS encoding CbtB-domain containing protein: protein MAISSHSATRPAAKATPVVVSLPKAMLWLVGTAILAMLVYYFVGVDEGMSSVFGKSMVLHELVHDARHFLGFPCH, encoded by the coding sequence ATGGCGATCTCATCCCATTCCGCGACTCGCCCGGCCGCCAAGGCCACCCCGGTCGTCGTCAGCCTGCCGAAGGCGATGCTCTGGTTGGTCGGCACCGCGATCCTGGCGATGCTCGTCTACTACTTCGTCGGCGTCGACGAGGGCATGAGCTCGGTGTTCGGCAAGTCGATGGTGCTGCACGAGCTCGTCCACGACGCGCGGCACTTCCTCGGCTTCCCCTGCCACTGA
- a CDS encoding TetR family transcriptional regulator, whose product MNEDRPLRADARRNRDALLAAAAQAFAAEGPEATLEAIAAAAGVGIGTLYRHFPTREALVEAAYRNELARLCDSAEELLATLPAAQAVREWMERFVDYAVTKRGMSDALRALIAAGGNPFAQSRDLMLKALQTLLDAGTAAGTVRPDVAPADLLATLGGVSMVAGDEAGREQARRVLDLVMDGMRYGAESSASG is encoded by the coding sequence GTGAACGAGGACCGACCGCTGCGCGCGGACGCCCGGCGCAACCGCGACGCGTTGCTGGCGGCGGCCGCGCAGGCGTTCGCGGCCGAGGGCCCGGAGGCGACGCTGGAGGCGATCGCCGCCGCCGCCGGAGTCGGCATCGGCACGCTGTACCGGCACTTCCCGACCCGGGAGGCCCTGGTCGAGGCGGCCTACCGGAACGAACTGGCCCGCTTGTGCGACAGCGCGGAGGAACTGCTGGCCACGCTGCCGGCCGCCCAGGCGGTCCGGGAGTGGATGGAGCGCTTCGTCGACTACGCGGTGACCAAGCGCGGGATGTCCGACGCCCTGCGCGCGCTGATCGCGGCCGGCGGCAATCCCTTCGCGCAGTCCCGCGACCTGATGCTCAAGGCATTGCAGACGTTGTTGGACGCCGGGACGGCGGCCGGCACCGTACGCCCGGACGTGGCCCCGGCCGACCTGCTGGCCACCCTGGGCGGGGTGTCGATGGTGGCCGGCGACGAGGCCGGCCGCGAGCAGGCCCGGCGCGTGCTGGACCTGGTGATGGACGGAATGCGGTACGGCGCCGAAAGCTCCGCCTCGGGCTGA
- a CDS encoding LLM class F420-dependent oxidoreductase has protein sequence MRFGFKTSPQNTEWADMLAVWQAADEMEIFESGWVFDHFYPIFSDSTGPCLEGWSTLTALAQATKRLRLGNLVSGIHYRHPAVLANMVATIDIISGGRLELGIGAGWNEEESGAYGLELGTPRERSDRFEEACEVLVGLLTQETTTFDGKYYQLKDARNEPKGPQRPHPPICIGGSGEKRTLRTVAKYAQHWNFGAGTPEEFARKVEILHGHCADIGRDPKEILLSSHVRLEDENFGKVLDETAALAAVGLQLAIIYLPPPHTPAVLEPLAKALATFD, from the coding sequence ATGCGATTCGGCTTCAAGACCTCACCCCAGAACACCGAGTGGGCGGACATGCTCGCCGTCTGGCAGGCGGCCGACGAGATGGAGATCTTCGAGTCCGGCTGGGTGTTCGACCACTTCTATCCGATCTTCTCCGACTCCACCGGACCGTGCCTGGAGGGCTGGTCGACGCTCACCGCGCTGGCGCAGGCGACCAAGCGACTACGGCTGGGCAACCTCGTCAGCGGGATCCACTACCGGCACCCGGCGGTGCTGGCGAACATGGTCGCGACGATCGACATCATCTCCGGCGGCCGGCTCGAGCTCGGCATCGGCGCGGGCTGGAACGAGGAGGAGTCCGGTGCGTACGGCCTCGAGCTGGGGACGCCGCGCGAACGCAGCGACCGGTTCGAGGAGGCCTGCGAGGTGCTCGTCGGCCTGCTGACGCAGGAGACGACGACCTTCGACGGGAAGTACTACCAGCTCAAGGACGCCCGCAACGAGCCGAAAGGCCCGCAGCGTCCGCACCCTCCGATCTGCATCGGCGGCAGCGGGGAGAAGCGGACCCTGCGCACCGTGGCCAAGTACGCCCAGCACTGGAACTTCGGCGCCGGGACACCGGAGGAGTTCGCCCGCAAGGTCGAGATCCTGCACGGCCACTGCGCCGACATCGGCCGGGACCCGAAGGAGATTCTGCTGTCCAGCCACGTCCGGCTGGAGGATGAGAACTTCGGCAAGGTGCTCGACGAGACCGCCGCCCTGGCCGCCGTCGGCCTGCAGTTGGCGATCATCTACCTGCCGCCGCCGCACACCCCGGCCGTGCTGGAACCGCTGGCGAAGGCGCTGGCCACGTTCGACTGA
- a CDS encoding isoamylase early set domain-containing protein — translation MIAHGRGPRPGTVVVTFVIVPRPEHAAGAISVVGDFNDWDPAAHRFTRGADGRWRTSVTLPVGAWHAFRYLAENGDWFDEPDADDRRDDGHGRINCGLDLGRPDRLEAAGGVPAPPPAPVQESLRQVPSATPSPWRTPAPR, via the coding sequence ATGATCGCCCACGGGCGGGGGCCCCGGCCCGGGACCGTGGTGGTGACCTTCGTGATCGTCCCGCGCCCCGAGCACGCCGCCGGGGCGATCTCGGTGGTGGGCGACTTCAACGACTGGGACCCGGCCGCGCACCGCTTCACCCGCGGCGCGGACGGTCGCTGGCGCACGAGTGTCACGTTGCCGGTCGGCGCCTGGCACGCCTTCCGGTATCTGGCCGAGAACGGCGACTGGTTCGACGAACCCGACGCCGACGACCGCCGCGACGACGGACACGGGCGCATCAACTGCGGCCTGGACCTTGGTCGTCCCGACCGCCTCGAGGCCGCCGGCGGGGTGCCGGCACCGCCGCCTGCCCCGGTCCAGGAATCGCTGCGCCAGGTTCCGAGCGCCACGCCCTCGCCCTGGCGGACCCCCGCGCCGCGCTGA
- a CDS encoding Lrp/AsnC ligand binding domain-containing protein has product MSALVQVRLDPWTRVAEFVHQLVELPYVREAMVLAGDHDLAVVIDCADLTDLDATIRQLRGIGAEETVTQIVLRTVPGPDREPGAQQP; this is encoded by the coding sequence ATGAGCGCTCTGGTCCAGGTGCGGCTCGACCCGTGGACCCGCGTTGCTGAGTTCGTGCACCAACTGGTCGAACTTCCCTACGTGCGGGAGGCGATGGTGCTGGCCGGGGACCACGACCTGGCCGTGGTCATCGACTGCGCCGACCTGACCGACCTCGACGCGACGATCCGGCAGTTGCGCGGGATAGGTGCCGAGGAGACGGTCACCCAGATCGTGCTCCGTACCGTCCCAGGCCCGGACAGAGAACCTGGGGCTCAGCAGCCATGA